The following nucleotide sequence is from Harmonia axyridis chromosome 5, icHarAxyr1.1, whole genome shotgun sequence.
GATATTGGCTAAGTTAGCGTCGAATAAGTCATGAAGTGCTCTATATGTGGTAATCAAGTCACCCATCAGACGTCTGGTAGTAAATGGAGTAAGGCGCATTATGGAAAGTCTCTCTTCATAGCTAGGTCTTCTTGTATGCAGACCAAATGaacttataaattttttcaaaagtggtGCCCTGTAGCTCAGGGTTTCTGCTAGTGATGATGGCAAGCCAgcgaagaaattgacatccTACTGTCTGTTTCACTGGTGCAATAGCTACAAATGTGTTTTCGTCGgttggtttttttttgtttggtttcTGAATTGCTTCTGGGGAGTGTCATTACGATATTCGTTGTTTTTTACACATGTCAAGAAAatgtatttttggaaataatatggaattttgttgattgattttcaTGTGAAACTAATGAGCTCATTTTCATACTGTTTTGAACTCATTTTGCACATACCATACGTGATATAACGTGAAATTCTGGTACAtatgtatcttgtaaaaaataCGATATCCTTTCCTAATGAAATTCTTTCACCATTTCCTTAGTGACAAGGCATAAGAAAGCCAGAAGCTCGCAAATGCGCGTTAAtgccttattttgacaaaaCCAAGGCTATATCTGCTGCGACCATTCCATCCAAGAAAaagaaacaagaaattactgaaacATTATTTAATGATAAAAAACCCtgtgttaaaaaaaaacaaggccGTTGAAAAATAAGAAAGTCATTGACGATGAAGAATTCGACTTTGAACCGTTTCAgattaacaataaaaatgaagatgCCGATGACTGCCCCTTCATTTATTGCAATgacgttttttttcgtttcataccTGGTGACCAGTGGCTGCGTTGCATGCAGTATTTTCACTGGGCTTATACATCGTATGCTACTGTCTCGAGAACCAAAACTTTCATATTTTCGAACTTTGCATTCAAATATTATGTTCGTCATTATGTCTATtactagtatgtcattttgtccttagtatacggacgaaatggattttgttagaagtcaaaataatttcttatatcttttttttgtagtttaattcaaatttcagcttataataattgaaaacaataaaccaaagTTATTATTTACCACCAAAATGGGAGTATTTTTGCAATAactaaaaaatatatgattgaaaaacaaaacagtatgtCATTTTATCCGCATTTCTCCTACCACTAGGAATTCTGGTCATTCTCCGCTCAATGGACTCAAGTTTTATTCGATGACtttttgccattttgaaggttatatcattatgcctctctcatagaagccctcgtctctattatcaaaaaattgagacacatgattttcacaagcctctctcaaaacgaatttttcaacagcaaaattgtttgccatttacaggaacagatggtaatcacttcgTGCCAGGTCTGGATGTATTAGAaactcccaaccaagctcctggAGCTTCTTGCGAGTCACTATTGATGTGTGTGGCCTATCGTTGTCTtgacacaattcctctcctattggccaaagctggccgcttctggttgattgcttccttcagacatAGGTACCAATTGTTGATAGTACCGTTCCGAGTTAACAGCTGCGCCGTAGGCGTGCAGCTCACTAGATATTTCCCAATCCCACCatacacacagcaaaacctttctgGCCTTCAATCCTATATTGGTCACGGTTTTCGCCGGCTTACCGAGTTTCGACCACGACCATTTTCGCTTggcgttgtcgtaagtgatccaatTTTCACAAcaagtcaccaaccgcttcaaaaatggatcGATTTTTTTGAGACTCAGCAGCGATTcgaagatggaaattcggtccattaGATTCGGTGAGTGAATATGTTTATCTTGGACATGTCATGAAGCTTGGAAAGGAGAATCAGCAGGCAGAGATCAGCAGGAGGATAAGAACGACTTGGGAGGCTGTAAGTAAACTGACTAGTATATTAAAGAACAAGGATATCCCGATCAGTCTGAAGAGAAAAGTATTCAACGCCTGTGTTCTCCCAGTCTTGACTTGACTGGACTGGAAACAACAACACTGACGATGAAAGCAGCGAATAAACTGAGAACAACCCATTAATGCTGGGGGTGAGCTTTTGAGAACATGTCAGCAACGAGGAGCTGAGACGCCGATCAAAGGTGGATGACGTCATCGAACGCACGGCAACGTCAAAATGGTCTTGGGCAGGACCCATTGCTAGGCAAGATGTGACAAGATGGACGTGGCGCATAACGCAATGGCGGCTACGATTACAGAAGAGGGTTGTCGGTAGACCTCCCAAACGTTGGATGGGCGATATTAAGAACATAGCGGGAGTTAActggtatatttatttatttatttatttatttatttatatcccAACAGACCACAAAGGTCTCATTACAAGGATAAAAaggtaacataaaaaaaataaccataCATAATAAATCATAAGAAGGTATAAGTTACATGCCAACACTGAACCTTACTATATAATacaatataatttaatttaatggGGTTGAATCACACAGAGAGTTGTATGAGGTATCGCATAACTGATGTGCGAAAAGTACTCTGCGACATTGTCCAATCAAGATCTATCATGGAATTGAGTTCATTTGCTAATCGTAACATGGCCACAAGCGGAGATCTAGTAGTGAACATACGAGGAACATTGAACACAGGGaaagatcgaatttttcttgGGGGTACGTTGAATCCTACAAGTGATAATATTTCCGGTGAGTTTATCTTGTTATTGATCAATTTATGCAAAAAAGTTAACACCGCGAGAGTTCGTCTGTTTTCTAGcgataataattcaaattcatttcttaGTTGATATGTTCTTACAGTTTTATAGTCAGCTGGTTTGTTATACttcttgaaataaatgtatcttaaaaatttgttttgtattttttccaaCTGAACCAATTTACTGTGATATTCAGCAAACCATATCTGTGTACCAAATTCTAGTTTGGGTCGAATTAAACTATAGTAGAGAATTTTCAGAGAATTTATGTTTTTGAAGCTTGCAGATTGCCTGATTATGAACCCTAGTAACCGGTTAGCTGACCTTAGTATAATCGTGAAATGGTGAGAAAAAGAAAAGTTGTTATCATATGTGATACCGAGGTCTTTCACTTTATCACAACGCGTCAAAATTTCGTCTCCGATCATATATTCAAACAAAACTGGATTTTTTATTCTAGCAATAGTCAGTGTCAAACACTTTTTAACGTTGAAATGTAGTTTATTTGTGAGACTCCATTCATAAACCCTGTTTATATCCTCTTGAAGCTTTATACAATCACGTACTGTATgtatttctttgaatatttttaaatcaTCCGCAAATAGTAGACATTCCGATGACTTCAGCACAGACGGCAGATCgttaataaaaatcaaaaatagtaGAGGTCCCAGATTTGAGCCTTGGGGAACACCAGAATTGGCTTCAAACTTTCCTGAAGTATTTCcgttatatttcacctttgaaTATCTGTTTTCTAAATAACTTTTCATAGTTTTGAGTAAGTTACCCGACAGACCAAACCTGTTTAATTTCAACAGCAATACGTCATGGTCTACTTTGTCAAACGCTTTACGAAAATCAGTATAAACTGTGTCTAATTGGGATTTGTTTTCCAAAGTTTCGTACACATAATTTCCGAAAATGAATAAGTTTGTACTTATTGATTTATTTGCGATGAAGCCATGCTGTTGGGATACAAAGTACTTCTCAACATATCCGTATAAACTGCAATAAATTATTTGTTCAAATAACTTGGCTGGTGCGCACATTATGGATATAGGTCTATAATTGGTTATGTCCATTTTATCACCTGATTTAAATATTGGTGTCACTATAGAAGTCTTCCAGAGCGAAGGAAAAGTACCCGATGAAATAATAAGATTAAAAATGTGAAGCAAGGGCTCCCTCAACCATTCGCCACACCCCTTCAACAAATATGGTGGTATACCATCCTCCCCTGAAGCTTTTTTAGGTTTTAGTTTCTTTAACGCGCTGTTGTAATCTATGactgaaatttcattcaatattaaagTTTCATTACATCCATCATTCTTTTCACATTCAAAACTCAGATCATACGATGCCTTTGCTGATGAGTAtaccgaagaaaaaaaatttgcgaACTCATCAGCAGTCTCCCCACCTTCAATATTTCTACCGTTATATTTGAAGGTACCGATatcagaataatatttttgtttatacGCCACGAAATTCCAAAATCCGTTTAAATCTGCTGTTATATTTCTTTCTACTTTTCTTATATAATTCCTTTTTTCCAATCTGATCATTCTTTTCAATGCCCTCCTCGCTTCCACAAACTTGTCTCTATAAAAGTCAGATATAAACCTCATTTTCCTATACTTATTCTTCTCCTTTAACATATTCCTGATTTCACTCGTGAACCAAATCGGAAAACGTTTAAAATTAGAAAATACTACGTCCCTAGGTACACAGTTATctataatttcatataatttcctGTAAAAGTTATCTAAAGCCACATTCACATCAGATTTTTCAGATAATACACTTTCCCAATCAGAATCTCTAACGCTGTTAACTAGTTTGAGGAAAtcagtttttttaaaattgtacCTTGACTCTTCTGAAACatatttgttacattttttgtGACAATCTAAAGTTATTGCAATTTCAAGAGCAGGATGATATGCGTCTTCTTTCACGAAAGGGAGGAAGAATGGAGGCGAGAAACCGCGAGAGATGGACAGAACTTGGGGAGGTCTATTTCCAGGAGTGGACAGCTGGTGGCTGATGAAGAAGAAggttttttttgcgttaactcgtctTTCACCTgaacatcgagcttcttcttgagaccaactttatgcaaatggttctaaacgcttttttgtgcaatcttcagcTCTTGGGCAATTCAAACAGTGTTAAaatgacggtcggactcgacaatgcacatggttttatcgacattttcgactaTTGACCTTCCAGTtgggtgcatctttgacattgaaattaccggaacggaatcgacgaaaccaaaattgtgcGTGATTGGCTGGTACTTATCAGGACCATTAACACTATATTTTCAGCCGATTGGTTTGCACTTTCGTCTCATCGAAAGAAAACTGTGAAATAGTATAATAATTGTgtaacaagtggggaaagtcccacttttctcacgagtgtggaagtgaaaggcgagtgccgcaaacacacgagtaaaaaaagttggactttccccacttgttgcacactatacttctcCTACAACGgcacaaattcaaataattcaagtaatgtaccttATCTACTCTTattaaattatatattcattcttcaactgcttttgagcaattaatagtatctatcaaCAAACAGCGTCAGTTATAATAATTCagtactataactcactataataaatcagaAAAGATGGATTTGTGTTTCTATatttctctgcttctattcgattggccgaaagggaacattccattattgttagtGAGgagaggaatgtccgagggaatgtcaccttaataattttgacgttttcaaattaagttgatatataattattgtgaatgttttgctgaaaacgattaattcagatagtgaagatgaaatattatataggtttCCAAAAGACAAGCaactaatgttaccatacagaattacttgcccgaaaaaaatataaaggagtttacAAAAATgatcaagattggtgtagcagtaagaacatcaagtcatcgtttacagggaatgttttttggtatatgtAAAGCATCGTCTTTATGGACTTTCCACTCCGTGCTAAGAGGCACCCTTAACATGAATAATGGAATCAATATAGAGAATTTAAAATTACGTGATTTCTCAAACGTCAATCACAGAAACTAACAAGGCAAAAAATTTTACTGGTTGGTCAAAATTTACTCTCAATTTGATCAATAAACAAAATGActaattaaatataaattttgtaGGGAATTGTTATAGGTAAccattaaggtttttcaataaaattctttctctgtttccatagaaacgactatcaaaaacccaatttcattggtctaccaagcgaggtgtgggcaaagtgccatgtggaataatatttctcatagtaggtatgagcaatacatagttttgaaattgagtaagctatgaagaattcgctactttccatagcagttgaaGGAAAAGTGTATCCTCTCTTTTCTAGTGTTCATCTTTGTCGCGTGCTCAAACTAAGCTGAAACAAGTAATAAAAAAACTGTCGAAAAGTTTTTCTATAAAAACTTTTCTAACAGTTTTTCAaatacgaaatctcatctttctggAACCACCCTGTGGAACTCGATCAGACTCATACAAcgtgagatacagataactaagccatctattggataaataatgaatttcttctTTCTACACATAATATATCTCATGTCATTTTTGGGATTATACACCAACACCAGCCATTTGGGACCTCCCATTCCCCCATTGTGGAAGAAAACCGTGGagtaccctgtatatttatattattattatcaaacatATTTCACTTACATCTGAGAAACGGTATTTATTCAGTACAGGAAACGGTTGAATTTTAAAATGGACTGGCAAACTCAATTGCAATTGAAAAAGCTTGAACGTACTTCTTAATGAATGATTCATATCATACCAATTCATGCTATACAGTTCTTCTCGGAGTTCTGAAACCTATAATTGAAACATGtatgaataatatatttcaaataattatagtCAAAAATTCGTTTTTATTCTTGAACAACAAAATGGAAGATGTTTCAAATGCATAGCTATTGAGACGACACACCTCTAGTAGGTAGAGGAAGTTCTTTATCCGATTTTTGTCTCACTTAATaggtggtggcaataaaatttgaatttcaaggtaaTCTTGAACAAGAAACCCCCCCACGATTCTGAGTAAATTTGATGAATGTGTATTGTTTGAGATTGAGTTTGTTCAATACCAATCAAATAGGTATAACTCGTTATTTCACACTTGGActattaaattcaaattgttgaatAGTTAGTATCATAGGAGGGTGTATCGGTCGTATTCTGGGGGGTTATACCGCAACCTCCCTGCCCGGGCACCTCCCTGGAATACAATTGGTCTACAAAAGTCGCATTTCATAGGAAGAcggcgaaaaattaaaaaaaaaaattttaggagttcaaattcacaaaattttatgttgcaGATTCAGactagaaaaatttcattatgtgatTTAAAATTAAATACTCACTGAGTCTTCCAGGAGTTGTCCCGTGTAGCAAGATATCCACTGAACAATAAGCCATCCGGATAGTTGAAAAACAgcggaaaaaaaaataatctgaaacaATATCTCcaataaaaaagaaatgataaatGATAACTTTGACGTAACTCCTCTATTATCAgatctgaaaatcaaatatCCACACAATCCGATTAATATAACATTGAAAGCATTGTGAGTCGGTGCAAATAGAATGCCAatacttttattcattttatctaCCAATCTGCAAGAGAAATAGTTAGATGAAATATTTATGTAAACATTTATGTACATAGTTTgatctttgaaatgaaaaatattatgagTACTGCCCATTTCAGTGTCGAGAAAGCTAATTATGTTGCTCTTCAAACCGTTCAGGTTTGATCTGGGCCGAAATTCTGGATGATTCCATACAGGTGGACGACTTGTCGATGTTTTTATGAAGTAATCATAGCGGCCATTGATATGAATTTGTAACCAAGATCCGCATTAAGAAGTCGACCTCCTCCTTGGTTCTCTTTGGATTCAGGCAGCCTCATTTTACCGAAGAAAAAGACCCGCCTCGACTATAAAAGGAGCACAAACGTTGGGAGGACTACCTCACATTTAGTAAATTAAGGTACAGAGAATATTTCCAACGTGGAAAGTTCTTTGAGGGAGAACATAAGTTCGTTTTGGAGTTTCACAAATTCTAAAAAAGGCAGTAATGACTTACCGCTTATTATGCACTTAGATGGTCATAGTGCTGGTATCGACTTTTATATCGCTGAACTTTTTGCCGAATATTTTAAATTCACATATGTAACTAATCATGAGTCAGTAGGTGGCCATGCGGTGCCGGCGCGCAatcatttttgtgaaaatatttaggtgcgtcaagttggtgatccactcctagagttttggtatcaaattgttttgggtattttgtgtccattttgtgccaatttttactgtataaaaaaacatttcgtgcccattcagttttcgatatatttcgagttttacCCGTGAGtcccaacttgacgctgtgactcataaatggaaactttcgattatttttatttgggtattttacGCCAATTTTTGctgtttaaaaaaacattttgtgCTTATTcacttttcgagatatttcgagttttccctGTGAGTCACTTACTTGTCGGACGGAAATTTTCTTCTTTGTGCTCATTTTGTAGCGTATGTTATTGATTCTGGGCCcctacagttttcgaaatatttgaagtTATTCCAGTGAGATGGATAAATGTAGCACAATTCATCGACGagcattgtattataaaatGAAGCTTCGGATAAATCTGCATTTGCTTAACTACATATGCTGATGCGTATAAATATGCATTATTTGTGTAtcaaatgagatatttttgaCTTGCAGTGCATATTTACTGATTTTCTGTTGAATCTgcatattttcaagataaaatttgttttcaaacaatTAGAAACAAGCCAAATAGAACCGTACGTCGACAATATattcagggcccccgcaagggacatcaacgcccgcgtgcggaacatattttggcgccccttaaagggggaggaggagaaaagcactgctggataatcggaattttttttttaaagttctgttaagaatttagtgtagaatggttgaaaatctatcagcaaccttcattgccttaagaactttatggatGTTATTTGTaatataatacatttcaaatgtgtttcaaaactcaagcttctataaattattcataaaggcataaacatttaattaggatcaatccagaaattgaatggatgtttttctagatttggctgctgcaaattcttttatattatcaatcaatcaattttatcgagcagacttcaaatagtttctaattatttttaatttagtgaatgatctctcaccagaagcaacagacacattcggtagagaagaagttagattattttcaaaaataggtATATTGTAggatttcaagaggattttcgaaaattatctaactacttctctaccgaatcttagtattgtcTTAAGAAGCCCTaaggcttttatctcgttgaataaatcattttctttcacgtcagctttttttttcctgatcagttagcttttgttgaagagcatgacagcattttaatagatgtttgtcatttaattcaagaatatcacaaataaaacaaaaaacgttatcgtaatcagatatcatatcaaacctACTCTTtgaggaacttagtgtttgatcaattattttcaaaaagaaatttattttaaaagcgatttttggatcttgaggtgcctcatccgtgtgttcataatcgaacaattctGGTTTATACTTTTGTCTTACAGTATAaaatggagaaaaaccttgatctatcttaagagcagccgctagttctCAGCTTCCGCAAgattttcctcgagaacattgtCATCCCTATACTTTTttaaatgatcaactaaattcttcaaatagttttggcacactttaatgtcaatcgataCAGTAAGCATCTTTTTGCTTACAATAtcaatctggaatgaaacatcataagaaattattataattcaaataaatttaaaaaaatgaatatttaataaaagagaacttgctttatgtctagtttctatgttaaaagtatcattttctgctatttctaaaaggctatcacatatttgaatgaaatgaaacttcagcatcaattctacttgaccatctagtatcacttagaaGTTTTAGAtctaactgaggatcatgcttttttaaaacattccaatctttttgtggatggAGAGAAATATATATGTAAAGtccttgtacaatatcaaaagagtctactttttcatttgaaaccttaacagcatcattttcagttaaatttaagctgtgtgcagcacatggcgcaaataatgccctaggattagcatcgagtatgcgtttttgtaaatcGATATGTTTTCCGTGCATATTTGCGCCATTATCAGACCCTTGACCTCTCATGATTTTAATATCTAAATTAAGTTTTATTTTGTATCTGGTAGTCTAAATAATGGGCCATTCTTAAAGAATTTGTTTGTGAGTTTTGCACTCGACTAATGTCGATcacaggatcaaaagacgaaatCATCAAAGACAGTTTTGAAAAAGTTCCCATCATCATATTCAAAAAGTATTTCAGAAGAACCTTGAaaaggtacttaccatttcataaaatttaatttaatcagaACAAAAAACAGTTAAGCAAAACAcaatacacaaaatacaaatcttcttaatttttaattatttaagtATTTACATTCTTGACCCTTAAAAGTTgcgaaataaaatatattatttggATTATGCCGCCTCTGTTATAGCgcagcaagcagattttggtagtttcagatatTCTGCGTAACttatagtatttttcctacagatagtgtcgaaagtttcagtaattcccttGGCTAAAGGCCGTCgtttcggtatttatgattgttcaTGTTTAGCATATGCGTGTGTTAGTGATAGTCGAAGAAAGGGTGTCCGCCGTCCGATGCAGGTTGCCGGGTACCCATTAAGAAATCTCGTGCCGACAAAGGGATAATTATTATCTATGATTTATTTACTCATAAAGAATCGTATAATGgcaatctggctatttcataccgattgcgtcgttcggaaacttgtataaattgcaagaaagaagtttggaaaaaaaaattgttgaaaaaatttcaaagaatctttttcgaaaacctttggtccattggttcttcatggggtCTAAAACAGGTTTTGGCGCCCCTTTAGAGTGGCTTCCGCGTGCTTGCGGGGGCTCTgaatatatttgacaaatccCAACCAACTTCTATGAGCTATTGTCTACTCAACCCCTAAGGAATAGAATTCGTAGAATTAGGGGTTATGTGCTACTGTTCACTAGGCTTTTTATGCATAAaagttattttgtattttgatGCCACAAATTACCAAATGCCTTTTCTATGTCCAGAAATATTGCACCAGTGTCTGAAGAGTGGTTTATTTGCTTCTTAATATTTTCCGTTATTCGTTCCAGCGGGTAG
It contains:
- the LOC123680181 gene encoding uncharacterized protein LOC123680181 is translated as MNKSIGILFAPTHNAFNVILIGLCGYLIFRSDNRGIIFFSAVFQLSGWLIVQWISCYTGQLLEDSVSELREELYSMNWYDMNHSLRSTFKLFQLQLSLPVHFKIQPFPVLNKYRFSDLIKGVYSFFMFLQGRNY